aagggaaggggagagagagagggagagagagagaagggagggagagagggagagagagaagggagggggagagagggacagggacagatgCACATGCTCAGAGGCAGCGTACTGAGGCCTCTGGTACTGAGCTGCACTGTACTGAGTACGTTTTCTTCTGTCCATACCTTGCAAACTCCCGGGCAGCCATACTGGGACCCAGACCTTTGAAAACGAGACACAAATCGCCAGGGTGAGCCACGGCGAGCGAGACGCCAAAACGAGAGAACGTTCCAGAaagggaaaacaaaacaaaaacaaaacaaaaacaaaaagatgcAGTGACGCAGGCTTAAGAAGACGCGTTGCGTCAGAAGGCGGCGATGGCGAGAGAAAGCAAACGAGAGGCAGGAGAGAACATGGAGGGAAGGAAGAGAGGGGGAACCTTCTTCATGGGCGGCAGGAAGATCCCTCTCTTCTTTGAACTCTTCCTTGAGGTCTTCCTCAGGTCCAACTTTCCCTGTGTGCGGCAGAGAAAGAGCAGACATTTAGACAAAGCACAGCAAACGCCCGCCAACACAAGCTCATATGTGAGGGTCAACGTAACTCACCTTCTTTGACGTCCTGTATTATGTCCTCGGGCAGAACAAAGCTCTTTTCGGAGTTGGGGAAGGGTAGTATTTCAGACTCGTGCTGTGGTACCCAGAGATTGACAACAGGTTAGCTTTGGGGTTCATTATTGTTTTCAATAATGTTTAACGGTCCACTCACCAGTGCCTGCATGTCATACATTGTGGCGAGGTGATCCCAAATGACCTTTGAAGACACCTGCCTGCCGATGTTTTGGCTAAATTTATCACGAATACAAATCATATGGAAATGCCGGTTGACCCCTGCAAAGACAAATAAAGCATTTAGGCGCAGCTCAGCTAAAGCAAGTTCTGGTAGCTAAAGGAAAGTTCTGGGTAGGTGTGTGGCCACAGTAATTTAATTTAGTTTCTGCACATAAGACAACCCCAGGTGAAGATGCATTGACTGACCGTCATTTTGCTATATCATACAAAGCATGAAGAAAGCCTGGCTCGGAGGAGTACAGTGCTGAAAACGTTGAAGTGGTTCAAAACTTGAACTGGTTCAAGTTCATGTGGTTTGCAGTCAGACAGCATCAGCTGATGCTGCAACAGCTACATTGATGCAAGCTCGCAAACTATAAGGCCCATATCTGCACTTTTAACACAGCTAATTTTTGCCACAGAAATCGTCATAATGACCTGTGGACGATCATGACTTGAAATCACATCTAGAACAAAAGACTCATACAGGAAAAGACAATTATTCAAAGATGACTGCTGCCAACCAGTCCAGATTCCCAGCTGACTCCAAGTTTATGATATAACTAGAGAGGGGAAAAACACCACCACTAATCTacaccagacagctagtgtgtGTATTATACAAGATACATAGCCAGTTATTATCTGGTCCGGACAACAAGCACTGGGTGCAGAAATTGTGCATCTATCTGTTGTCTGGAGCCACAGTGGCTAAAATCATTCACCAGGGACGAAAACTGTCTTAGCGCAATAGAACGAGCTCCTGGCTTGATGTTGAACAAATAAATGTAGGTGTTTTACATTTTTGACATCGATGGGATGTTTGGAAGTCGCAGTTAATTCCGAACGTGGTTGAGGACAgaatcaaaatgttccagtgtTAAATAAATAGCCTTAACTAACCTCACTGAAGGCAAAATATCAAAAATATCAAATATCCTACCGTGGGGAACGGATGAAGTGTCGCAGTAACGTCGTAGCTAACTGTAGTAGTATTGAATATGCTCCAAATAAAACAACTTTGGGTGGCTGTGCTCGTAAAATAcgtttgaagaaaaaaaatgttccATTAATATTACTATTATGGAAAAATTAGAAATGTTTACAATAGCTTAATTCACACTGACATTAAAATTAATAAAAGGCAGCAATGGTAATGTATGCATTCATAAGTCGGAGCGCTTAATAGTGGTTTGTTGGCTAGCTAGGAATAAATtgacaattttttttatctataTCGATATGCGATAACACATCTACATTGCTGACAAAGCCTGTCTCCACACAAGCTCTTCTGGCTCGACACAAGCTGCTCCTGGTTCCTCTGGTTCCGCTCCACACGGTTACTGTACCGCTCACACCAGCCTAGCCGTCCAGGTTAGGCTCGCTAGCGGCACGAATAATTAGCCATATCTGTTAGCTAGCCTGCTTATTCAAACTGGTACGGAGAAATCACCGTTTTCCGATATAGACAGGACTTTTTAACTAAACATGTCTCGAAAATGTGACAAATTTCGTGTAATTTACAAACTAGGGGGGGAAGCGAGGCGTTGGGGCTCTCGGTTCAGTCAGGACTCTACGCCGGGGATTGAAGGCCTAGCCAGCGTACTACGAAGGGCAGTACGGTAAAATCGAGAAATCCATCTTACCGACGGGTTTATGACCTAGCATAGCGTGGAAGAGACACACTTCCACCTCCTGACTCCACACTACGGACTCATCAGCAGCACAGATCCCTGAATCCGCTTGTTTCTCGTCGGCTGGGACAGCTTCGGCTTCCCCCATTTTTCCGCTGGTCTCGTATTTAGGCTGCTGCTGAATGAATGCTGAGCGCCCGCCCACAGACGGTACCGAACAAGTCCAAACGTAGGCGCGTACACATTATATTTAACCGTTAGAGCGGGGTTAAACTTGTGCGAAATGTATAAGGTCGCAGTACTGCGACGACCTATCCAATACAAACCTTATTTGCCCAACTTTTTTGCTTTCAAGTCAGATTTTGCTAATGAGTGTCTTGCTGGCTTCGAAATTGTAAGTCCCGGACTGACACGCTTTCAAGCACCTAAAGTGCTGAATGCGGTCCTTCTTAAACAACCGTGAAGCTGTTGGATATTGGAGGTAAATAAAACATCAGCATACATAAAAGAGCATCTCGGCATGCAAGCCACGGAAGGACTGAGGCAGATCCTTGCAACGTAAGTTGAATTAACTTGCAGAAACTTGTGGTGGAAAATATATGAAAAAAATGACAGCCTCAGAATATCTGCTACGTTGCACTACTAAAACGTGTGATCATGATGTCTAATACACATGGCAAAAGGTTAAATATAtagcaaataataataaactcaCTTGGATAATCTGTGAACTCTTTACAGTAAACAATGTCGAGTCAGTTAAAAGTCTATGATAACACCTGCTTATGTCAGATTAAAAGACATTAGAAATGTCTGGCAAAGACTGAGGGAAGGATATAGGGCTTTGTTAACTGTGATACCACAGTTGTCCTCTAAACCTCTAATCAATTGTTATTGCAAGCTGGCTGTAATGTAAAATATTCCTCAGTATAGTCCACAGGAAAGCATTGTAAAAACAGTACTTTATTACTTTTCAAATTTCTGCATTTGCACTTGTAAAAaccaaaaatgttaaaatattcAAAGGCTTTTTGTAGCACCTTCATGGTGATAAGTGACCACATTGACTTACCAGTGAACGGTCTCAAATCACAACCAGTATAATAATACGACTCCAAGTTTACATCAGAGtataataaaacaaatttaaaagaATGCTTtgagtgatcaactcccaagtCCTCAGGTGTGACAAAGTCTTCAAGCCGCGCCGTGAATGATATCGCTGACTGTACGATCTCGCTGCTTCTCTTCCACTAGCCTATGCATATGGACACACTGCAGCTCCTCCAACGGGCTCTCGCTGAAGGAGGCCTTGGAGAAGATCACCCACTCTCCATTAACATGTATGCCATGTGCCCGGCAGAGCTGGGTGGTGAGGGAGGTCTCCAGGGAGAGGAGGTCTGCTAGCTTTTGGACGGGAAAGCGGCAGTTTCGGCTGCTGTGTCCATGACTGTAGAGCAGCAGCAGGTCTCTCCTGCAAGGTAGCAGGTGCCGATGGAGGGCGCAGGCCTGCAGGAAGTCCAGCCTATGGGCCAAGCGTAGGAGCCGTACAGGATTGCGTTCTGTGTGGGCCCTTCTGATGGCCAGGGCCAGTCGGACGGGCGGAGAGAGCCGCACCCTCTTGGGCAGCTCCATGACATGCTGAGCAGTGTGTGCAGAACCTGAAAACCCAAATAAGGATGATCAGTGTGCACAAGGTTCCTCGCAGAAGAGCAACACAATGGTGTAGTCACCAAAGAAACCCACAACCaggaaaacaaaaatatttccCCTGGCACAAACTGTCagatgcacccccccccccctcccttacCCAGACTGTAAAGCAGACTGAGGGCCTGGAACTCCtcctggtgttggtgctggccCTCACGGTAGCACTCCAGGAGCCAGCTGAGACACTCCTGCAGGTGCGCGTCATTGATGCAGGGGTCGAAGAGCCGCAGGGGCTGGCCGCACAGCCGGTACGAGGCGAAGAGCAGGAAGCGCACGTTTCTCTCCAGCACCGCCACGCACGCCGGGCCGGACACGCGCTGGATGATCATGTCCTGACGCACGCTGCGCAGGCGGTCAAACACGAAGCTGTAGACCTGCCAGAATacgaacacaaaacacaaccgtGCATACTGCTGATGGCTATGTAGAGACAGACCAACAGTATACCAAAGGAATTCGGAAGTGGCCTCTGGCTGGTGTAGAATCTTGCAGAAATAATCTGGTTTGTATTGTTTATGGTCTCATCTTGCATGGTCATGCCCAGACTTCTCTGTCTAATTTTGGCCCATAAAATTGCTTATTCTGAGTTCCGAGCCCAAAATCAGATTAGAATACCTGCGAGTACCATCATAACGTCGTGACACATGTGCATGCAGCTGCTAACCTCAGTCCAAGGCTGAAGTTTGGTGGAGCCGGCTATGTCATCTACAAGATAACACACAGTCTTTAATAGCGTGTCCGGTGGCCGTAGGTCGCTGGGTCTGGTGGAGTCTTTACCGGCCGCTGGCCGCGAGTACTCTTTAACCGTGCGGGACACATCAGCGCGGGGCAGGCGGTCTCGCTCCGTGCCAGGCAGCATCTCAAAGCGATGCAGTCGGTTCTGTAGCTGCCGCTGCCGAACCTCGTGAGCGGGGCACATGGTCGTGCAGGTGCCGCGAGGAACCGCGACATCGACGGTCGCTCCGGCCTTGCGCCGCTCCTTAGTGCCCGCGTGTCCGCCGCTCCTGCAGCGAGGCCGGCTGCACACGGACAGGGTTAAACGCGTTATTGGACACCAGGTTAAACGGTCAAACTCACAGGAGATAATTGGAGTGGACATCTCTGCTCATCGCTGCTTTAGGCAAGAGGCTTCCGTATATGACATTATAATCGTGATATTTGGAGCACTTCGATCACAGCAGGTAGAAGGGGGCAAATGCACTGATGTGTAGTTAGACAGTTAGGtggtgtatttttaattttacCAGAACGAATAAAACTGTTAGAGAGCTATAATTGCTAACATTAGCTAGCTGCGTGTCAACGCCATGATTTTACTTCTAGCCAGTTAATCCTTGTTATGCAGCGCTAGTTACagcaatgtaaaaaaaataacctAAAGCCTAACTGAGGGTTTGCTGGCGTGCCGTGTATTGATTTAGCGTGTGTCGGTATATAAGAAACGATCAAATCAAAATAAACACTCACGCGCAGTACGACTTTCTATTCATTGGTCGAACTCGATCTGAAGCGTCACTTCCGTTCAGCGTGTTTTTGTAATACTTCACGTCAACATGTGACGTGTAGCAGCGTGGGACTGATCACCACACCCAGCTCAAGAAAAATGACCTGCGGACTAGGTAGTATATTCTTTAGGTGACCTATTTCACGAATAGGTTTATTCCGTAATGTGAACCACAAAATAGTAGCAtccataaagaaaaaaaaaattctaaataacgttttttttttctacaaaGAACATTTTAGTCAAGTGCATTTTAATACAAGAAAaatattttagttacattttacaGTGTTTCACACAATGTTTTCAGATTATTGCCAATACATACTATGAAATATGATGAATAATGAATAGTTAATTAAGTAAAATCTAAAATCATCAGTGATTTTAGCAATATTTTGAATGGTCTAGTCACATTTGTCTGTGGTCCAGAAATATTTAGTAAATTATCAACTGATAATGCTATGATAAATCTGTTCAGTTTCATGAGGATATCCTATGCAAATTCATTCTGCAAAGAGACTCTGTGCTGTGCCAAGTCCaatttgatcttttttttttccccacagccAGTTATTTTTGTGGATTGAATCCGCAGTGACTGCTCACTACCGCAATAAGCCTGCTGCCTACACTGAGGGTTTCAGTTACACAAGCATACATTATCATTACttaattagagaaaataataatgCCCTTTATTGATTATGAATCATTCCAATACCCAATTTTCTTTACAAGCGCTGAAAGAAAAAGTCTATTGGAGTAGGCTAAATTAGGTTTCATGTTAGAGTAATATTTTAAAGATTACCGAGCAAGGACAGAAAGGACAAGACAGAAAGTACATAAATTTGAACTTAAGTGCCTAAAAAGGGCAAGTGAAGatagtgcagtaaaatgtcactGTACTCACAAGTATACAAATGGGTTACACTGGTTTAATTAATTGCCTGAAAGTTTGACAATAAGCAAATAATGGCATAGAAAATGAGTAGAAAATCAAATGGTGACAATGAGGAGATAAAACCgtatgaaataagacaaaagtaaaatatactgaacatattatatggcctgacatgccaagttcacaggtcaataaaaaatattctacagtaaaaaaccttctggatttatacagtcacttgtggtcaatcaaacctgcttgtcagatctctgagacgatgtaagaatcaggagatacagccataaaAACGTACAAGACATTCTATCGCGGCGACATAATGAAACTACCgcattatttttttaaggtggaacggaaagtgcgaataagacactggcgaataaagaaccaacttcagcctcgctCCTGGAGCTTCCCAGGTGGTGTGACTGTAGACGTGTAACAGTCTGGTAGCCTATATTATGATGGGTAGAGTTAGCGGAgtcggtgtgtgtgttattagcgCTTAGCTGGCCGCAGTAATGCCGCCAGGGCGAGCGGTGTGGTCCGTGTTGTAGTCCTGTCGTTTCCCCCACATTAAAATATCACGAAGGGACGATGTTTCTGGCTCACCCGTGACATACGTGGGGAAATGCCGAAATGCTAGCTGTCTAAAATAGATGAACGAAACTCGGTTCGGCTGGTACGGTCCAACAACAGATAGACTGGACATTCAACAGATGGGCTGATCCTGGACACACGACCGCCGCTAGCTGCCGTGGCCTGGGAGCTCCTGTTTTAGTGAGCTGAACATTAGGACCGCGGTTAATAAATACTCTCATTTAAAATACTCTTTAATGAATACTTCCTTGTCGGTGGCCGGTTgtcttatttgtttatttagttGCAAATTCATTCTGTAAAGAGACTCTGTGCTGTGCTCAATCCCATTAGATCTTCTTCCACAGCCTGCTGTGCCAGAACTGTCTCACGCTGTTGAAGTGAAGACAGCTCCAGCAGGTGCGCAGACGTGCTGAAGACAAAGCATACATTAGCGTTAACCACACCAGCAGAAATGTCccacagaatgcatcctagatagTAGTGTAGATAGGTGAGAATTCAAAATTCCCATGAGCCAGAATATAAGCAATGACATAACCTAGTACTGCACATGGGCTATAAAAATAACTTACAGGAATTAAAGACTGATACCTAGAAATGcaaataaacagataaacataaaatgtgaagtGTAAGGACAAGTGCTATCTGCAGCCATCTTACTTGAGCAGCTGCTTGTCGATCTCATGGGCTGtgtttttgatgtctttaagGCACTCTGCACTGCTTTCACTGTCTGTAGGAAGACCCCTGGTGTAGTGCTCCAAAACAGACAGAGTCTGATTTAGACAGACAACCGCTTTCTCTGTGGAACATAAGATAGTCATTAGCATGAGAGTAGGACTTTGATTTTATAACAAAACTATGGAAAACCCACCAATAGATTTGCAGATAGGCATGCAACACTACACAATGCCTGTGCATCTGTCACTAACCCAAAAATTTGCCTCCGTCCTCTTCGATGTGCAAGTTCTTTACAGGAAGCTCATGCCGCGTTGTGTCTATGGCTGTGGCAAATGCCTTGTACTCTCCTGTAAACTGGTTGGCAGTTTCTGCTAGAGGAGTTAGAGCTTCGATCTGAGAAGACACCCCCGCCCAAACAAAACAGGCCATCGCATAAGTATAAAAACATTGACATGACTAAAACCTGTAAACACACTCTCAGAAATCCAGAAAAAAGTGGAAAACCTGCAGGTCAAGCAGATCGTTGAGCTGTTTTTGCTTTTCAAACAGGAGGTACTGTCGCTTCTTGCTGGCAAGTTTTGCACGCaacttctcctcctccttcatcaCTACAAGAAGATTCCTCTCGGCCTCTTCCTTCAGTTTTTGAGTGTTATGTTCAATCTGCGTAAAGCACAAACACATTCCAAATACTGTATTTTAAACATTGACAAAAGCAAATGTATTTATACAGGACCTCTAATGGACAGAAGCAATTCAAAACAAGTAAAGGAAGGACAAGTGTAATCACCAAACCAATTTGGCCCTTTGTTCATTCTGCTCACTGAATTTGTACAAATTTGACAAAACCTTTGAAATTAATGACAATTAGTGAGCGACAATGCTTGCGTGTGGTTTATAGTGATCAAtcaataatattaataacattCCAAATTTTCTTCAGCTCTAACTTACCACAGATTGCTATTAATATTAAATTACCCCAGAAGGCCTTGATGCATTCCAAGATCTAGaaccatttattattatttgaacACTAACTTAATGTTTGTGAGCTCTCAACAATACTACTGCAAAACATCTTGAGTCTAGCATCACTTCATTATGCTCAGCCCCACTTCCAACCTTAGCAGTGATGAAGGCCAGCAAGAATGTATCCAAAGCACTTCTTTTCTGAGCCTTAAGGACCGCTGTACTTGGTACTGCATTTTCTGCAAAACAATATTGGCTTGTTGTTTGAGTCATATGGGTGTGACGTAATGTGTTACTCCAATCCCAGTGTGATGCAGTTTTTCAGGATGTACCTTTAATAACAGAGAGATCAAAGTCTGGGGGTACAGAGTGACTGTACAACGCTGTCGAATGTAAGACACTGCTCCCGAATCTTGACGTCTCTAAGGTGTTAGGTATACCTGAAATTGGACGTTTTTCAAATGAAATAGCTTGAGTATAAGCATGTGatttttttgacattttttacAATTATTTTTAAACCAAAAACAACTCAAAACATGCAAAAATAAGAAGCTTTGTAGGATCTGCAACAGTGCATAATAAGTTACAAAAGTTGAGAAACCACCACCTCAGCCTACACAGAAGCACACAAGTGGCATGTACTGCTGTGATCTGACTGACCAGATATTGTTCGTCGCGGTGAAGTACCAACTCTGGGTTTGTGGCCACTACCTTTCGGTGAAGTAGGCCTAGGCGGCATGGCAATGGATTcattctgtgtgttattctgaaAGAAAACCAGAACGTTGTGATGGGGTTACTATTACTCATTTAAAACAACTGACCAGCACTGACATTCTGCAGTGTTAGTACGGACATCCTTTCTGAAATGGATAAGAaagcctttggcttgctcattagggatttggacccatagtattgttaaccttgtaaatcctgtaaagcgctttgtgacaacatgtgttgtgaaaagcactatacaaatatatttgatttgataagaAAATGGCAAGCAAATATAGCATTCACGTAAGGAAAAAATACTTAAAATCCTACTGATCTTATAGCTCACTTTACCTTTGTGATAGTCTTCTTTTCTGTCTGCATATACCGTGACTTCACAAATGTGCTAGACGCTGAAGGAAAAAAAGAGCAACGTTAGCTACCAAACAACACGGTCAATTTAACAACAAAACAGTTAATGTTAGAAAATGAATCAATATTTAGAGCTTTACGTTTATTCTTTCTTCTAGCTCCACTGTTGTTTCCAAAGCTGCCGTCATTTCCAGACGTCGATCTGTAAatgaaaaacacagcacagcttTTCACAGTATGGTAACCTGTGTAATATGCTAAATGAAGCAAAACTCCCACAAAGATCTAGGTCAGTAAAACACCAGCTCGATTTAAAGTGTTCTTACTTCTGGGAGTCTTCCAAAGTCGATTTTTGTACTTTACGAGCTGTCGATGGCTGGT
This sequence is a window from Brachyhypopomus gauderio isolate BG-103 chromosome 21, BGAUD_0.2, whole genome shotgun sequence. Protein-coding genes within it:
- the haus8 gene encoding HAUS augmin-like complex subunit 8; protein product: MASNQPSTARKVQKSTLEDSQKSTSGNDGSFGNNSGARRKNKPSSTFVKSRYMQTEKKTITKNNTQNESIAMPPRPTSPKGSGHKPRVGTSPRRTISGIPNTLETSRFGSSVLHSTALYSHSVPPDFDLSVIKENAVPSTAVLKAQKRSALDTFLLAFITAKIEHNTQKLKEEAERNLLVVMKEEEKLRAKLASKKRQYLLFEKQKQLNDLLDLQIEALTPLAETANQFTGEYKAFATAIDTTRHELPVKNLHIEEDGGKFLEKAVVCLNQTLSVLEHYTRGLPTDSESSAECLKDIKNTAHEIDKQLLNTSAHLLELSSLQQRETVLAQQAVEEDLMGLSTAQSLFTE
- the mrgbp gene encoding MRG/MORF4L-binding protein isoform X3, with amino-acid sequence MGEAEAVPADEKQADSGICAADESVVWSQEVEVCLFHAMLGHKPVGVNRHFHMICIRDKFSQNIGRQVSSKVIWDHLATMYDMQALHESEILPFPNSEKSFVLPEDIIQDVKEGKVGPEEDLKEEFKEERDLPAAHEEGLGPSMAAREFARQQFLSEDDRSLGLRPREREGEGGLG
- the sac3d1 gene encoding SAC3 domain-containing protein 1 isoform X2; the protein is MNRKSYCARPRCRSGGHAGTKERRKAGATVDVAVPRGTCTTMCPAHEVRQRQLQNRLHRFEMLPGTERDRLPRADVSRTVKEYSRPAAGKDSTRPSDLRPPDTLLKTVCYLVDDIAGSTKLQPWTEVYSFVFDRLRSVRQDMIIQRVSGPACVAVLERNVRFLLFASYRLCGQPLRLFDPCINDAHLQECLSWLLECYREGQHQHQEEFQALSLLYSLGSAHTAQHVMELPKRVRLSPPVRLALAIRRAHTERNPVRLLRLAHRLDFLQACALHRHLLPCRRDLLLLYSHGHSSRNCRFPVQKLADLLSLETSLTTQLCRAHGIHVNGEWVIFSKASFSESPLEELQCVHMHRLVEEKQRDRTVSDIIHGAA
- the mrgbp gene encoding MRG/MORF4L-binding protein isoform X2, coding for MGEAEAVPADEKQADSGICAADESVVWSQEVEVCLFHAMLGHKPVGVNRHFHMICIRDKFSQNIGRQVSSKVIWDHLATMYDMQALHESEILPFPNSEKSFVLPEDIIQDVKEGKVGPEEDLKEEFKEERDLPAAHEEGSSSSVKMTDRSGCVREKEREKGASGEPGGGPKEAAGEKRKRNRTTDKTPSSGNPSSPGGAKRRRT
- the mrgbp gene encoding MRG/MORF4L-binding protein isoform X1 — protein: MGEAEAVPADEKQADSGICAADESVVWSQEVEVCLFHAMLGHKPVGVNRHFHMICIRDKFSQNIGRQVSSKVIWDHLATMYDMQALHESEILPFPNSEKSFVLPEDIIQDVKEGKVGPEEDLKEEFKEERDLPAAHEEGLGPSMAAREFASSSSVKMTDRSGCVREKEREKGASGEPGGGPKEAAGEKRKRNRTTDKTPSSGNPSSPGGAKRRRT
- the sac3d1 gene encoding SAC3 domain-containing protein 1 isoform X1, which codes for MSTPIISCEFDRLTWCPITRLTLSVCSRPRCRSGGHAGTKERRKAGATVDVAVPRGTCTTMCPAHEVRQRQLQNRLHRFEMLPGTERDRLPRADVSRTVKEYSRPAAGKDSTRPSDLRPPDTLLKTVCYLVDDIAGSTKLQPWTEVYSFVFDRLRSVRQDMIIQRVSGPACVAVLERNVRFLLFASYRLCGQPLRLFDPCINDAHLQECLSWLLECYREGQHQHQEEFQALSLLYSLGSAHTAQHVMELPKRVRLSPPVRLALAIRRAHTERNPVRLLRLAHRLDFLQACALHRHLLPCRRDLLLLYSHGHSSRNCRFPVQKLADLLSLETSLTTQLCRAHGIHVNGEWVIFSKASFSESPLEELQCVHMHRLVEEKQRDRTVSDIIHGAA